From the Paraflavitalea soli genome, the window TCATTCATACATAACCTCTATATTATGACCTTTGTTCAGTTGGAGTATGTGGTAGCGGTGGATGTATGCCGGCACTTTGCCATGGCTGCCAGTCGTTGTTTTGTGACGCAGCCTACCTTGAGCATGCAGATACAGAAGCTGGAGGAAGAGCTGGGTGTTAAGATATTTGACCGCAGCAAGCAGCCGGTGGTGCCTACAGAAGCAGGCATGGAGATCATTGACCAGGCGCGCAAGATACTGGCAGAAAAAAATGTGATCCAGGAGATCGTTCAGAATAAAAAAGGGGTGCTCACGGGCGAGTTGCGGATAGGTATTATTCCTACCCTGGCGCCTTACCTGCTGCCGCTCTTTGTGCAAAGCTTCGCCAGGAAATATCCGCATGTAAAGCTGATCGTACAGGAAATGCTGACAGAATATATCATTACCCGCCTGCGGGAAGGACGTATTGATGTGGGCATTGTGGTAACACCCCTGCAGGAAAAAGGCATTAAAGAACATGTGCTTTTTTATGAGGAGCTGCTGGCCTATGTAGCACGAAAGAATGTAGCCTATAAAAAGACCTATGTACTGGCGCAGGATATTGACCCCGAAAAATTGTGGCTGATGGAAGAGGGGCATTGCTTCCGCTCGCAGATCGTGAACCTGTGCGAGCTACGCAAATCCAGTGAAATGAGCAGTCATTTTGAATATGAAGCGGGGAGTATCGAAGCATTGCGCCGGATGGTAGAACTAAATGATGGCATTACGATCCTGCCCGAGCTTACCACGCTTGATATGGACAGCAAACGCTTACAACTGATCCGCCATTTTCAAAAACCTGCTCCCATGCGGGAAGTGAGCATTGTAGTGCACCGCGATTTTGTGAAGAAACGGCTGATCGAAGTACTCAAGGAAGAGATCACCGCCGCGGTACCGGAGAAGGTACGGAAGAACAAGAGCTCGAATGTGGTGCCGATCTAGAGAATATAGAAGCCAGAATACAGAATTCAGAAGAATACAAGAGTCGTCTTGAGGTATGGCCTCTATTGGCTGTTCATTCTGGATCCTGGATTCTGAATTCTACATTCTTTTCCTATTTCAATAAGGAATCCAGTTTTTGCTGATACATTGGATACTCACTAAGATTGTTGTGACTACCGCCTTCAAGAGTAATGAATTGATCGATGGGTTTGAGAAAGGGTTGTAGTTTTTCGGCATTGCTGAACCGGATAACGCCATCATCCGTGCCATGGAAAATGGTGACAGGCGCTGTTACCTGCTGCATGTATTGCCAGGTAGGTATCTTGAGGCGTATCATTCTTTCCACGGGATAGATGGGGAAATAAGAACCTGCAATGGAAGGGAAGCTGTAATAAGGGCATTCCAGTATCAGGCGTTTGCAGTCGCGGATGGAGGCCAGTTGCGTGGCGATGCCTGTTCCCATCGACTTACCATATAAAATAATGCTATCGGGTTTGAAACGGGCGCGGGCCAGCTTGTAAAAGGTAAGCGCCCAATCATACAGGTGTTGCTCGGTGAAAGAGCCGGTACTTTTACCATAACCCGGATAATCGATCATCCATACTTCATATCCCTGTTTTGTAAAGCTGGGTGCGTAGGTAGCATAATGGCCTATATTCTGCTTATTGCCATGAAAATACAATACCACACCCCGTGGTACAGAATCGGTGGTGGTGAACTGTATCACATTCATGTTCACACCGGTAGCATAGGGAATATTCACCTCCTTATAGGGCATGTGGAAGTTGTAGTTGTAGTCGGGCTTCAGTGGCACGGGGTGAAACATGACCTTATCCTGTCCGTAATAAATACCGATGCCGATGATGCAATAGATCATAATGAGAATACTTGCCCATCGGTATATTTTCTTCTTCTTCATGCGAAAATGTAAAAGCTTTTGATACTCAATATTGCAGAATATCACGGATAAAATTGTGGTACTCGGGAAACGAAGGTAAGTTATTATGCATTCCGCCATGAATGCGGATGAGGGTGATCTTGGAAGGGTTGATTGCCTGGAGGCTCTCGCTGTGCCGGATAGGGATGAGCCAGTCCTTGGTGCCATGGATAATATAGGTATGGCAGTTTACGTAGCGTATCCATTTGTCGGTGCGGAGGTGATAGCGCAATACGTACCGCACGGGTAGGATGGGCAGGAAACGGGTGACCACTTTGCGGAAGTTGTAATACGGCGAATCAAGTATGAGGTAGCGGGGTTTGTTGTCGGCGGCTATTTTGCAGGCAAAGCCACTGCCGATGCTGCGTCCATAAACAATAATGTGGTGCTCGGGGTATTCCTGCAGCAGGGTTTCGTACACAAACTGCATATCGGTGAGCATTTCCTTTTCGCTGCGTTTGCCGGTGCTTTTACCAAAACCACGGTAGTCCACCATCACCACATCATAATCATAGCGGTAAAAATCGCGGGCATATTTGGCCCAGCCTTTGATGCTGCGGCTATTGCCATGGAAATAGAGGATGAGTCCCTTGGGTTCCTTGCGAAAGAAATGCAATCCGTTGATGCGTACGCCAGGCGCTACATCGAAAAAGAGTTCATGGAAGGGGACATCATATTTGAACTTGAAATCGGCTGGTAATCGTTCCGGTTTAAAGATAAACCGGTCCTGGAATATCCAGGCAGCTATGGTGAGGATAGCAATACCAATGAGTATATACCAGATGAAGACAGGCAATATGGGTCAAGCTTTGGTTACTGATGTTGGCTGTATCCCAAGTTACAATAAACTTCCCGTAATGTATTTGAAAGCCCACCTGCTACAACAGCTCCTCGGGATCGTATATCCTTTTGAGGCCGGGATTCTCAATAGGGGCCACAATAAGCGGGAACTTTTCGATCGTTACGTTCGATACATCCAATCCAAAACCGCGTTCTTCAGAAAGGCTCCATTCTTTGATCCAGAAATGCAGTTTCATGATGAAGCGCTCGAAGATGGGCAACTCATTATCCTGACTCAGGAATTTTTCCATCACTACAAACTGGAAGTCGCCTACCACATTGTTCCTTTCCAGGCTTTCATACCGGCTGGTGATGTTCACTTCCTTGTTGGCCACCAGGTCGGCCACTACTTTACGGAACATGAGGTTGATGCGGGGTTCCATGCGGAAACCGAGCCTGAATTCCACGCGGATAATATCGTTGGGAATGATATGGTCTACCTTGTATTCGCAGGTATAGGGATCATCCAGGGTATCTACGTGTACAAACCAGTAGATATCGGCCCGTTTGGGCTTTTTGTTGAGGATGGAATAAATGATCTTATGCTCAATTTCCTTGGGGTTATTGGCGCTGGTAAGGTATACCAGGTGGGTAGCGTATTTGGGAACGGTTTTGTCGTTGCTCAATTCCTGTATCTGGGGGATATAATGTTCCAGGCGTACAAATTCCACGTAGCGGTTCTTGATCTTGCGGCTGCGGAACCAGATGTACATGACGGCAAACAATCCACCACCCACGATCAATGTTACAAAGCCTCCATGCGGAAACTTGTCGAGGTTGGCAAACAGGAAAGACAATTCTATGCTGAGGTATACGATGAGGAATAAATAGATCAGCAGGGGCCTAGCACGCCGAGAAACAAGGAAATTGGCAAACAGGATGGTTGTAGCGATCATGCACATGGTGATAGCCAGCCCGTAAGCGGCTTCCATGGCAGATGATTTCTTGAAATAGAGCACAATGCCACAGCAACCCAGGAATAAAATAGTGTTGATACCGGGTACGTATAATTGTCCTTTCTCTTCTGTAGGATAGTTAATGCGCATTTTGGGCCATAGGTTGAGCCGCATGGCCTCACTGATCAGGGTGAAGGAACCGCTGATCAGGGCCTGGCTGGCAATGATGGCGGCAGCAGTAGCTATAATAATCCCGGGGATCAGGAACCACTGGGGCATGATGGCATAGAACGGGTTGAAACCTTCGCTGATGAACTCGCGGGTAATCTTCTTGCCTCCATAAGTGGACAATAGGTACGCCCCCTGACCCAGGTAATTTAAGATAAGGCAGGTCTTAACAAATATCCAGGAATACCGGATATTGGCCCTTCCACAGTGGCCGAGGTCGGAATACAATGCTTCGGCCCCGGTAGTACAAAGGAATACTGCACCCAGTATCCAGAAGCCTCTGCCATCATCGTAGGTGGTTAGTAATTCAATGGCATAGTGCGGACTGAATGCCCGGAAAATATGCATGTCATCGAACAAATGCGAAACTCCCAGTATAGCCAGCATAAGAAACCAGCAGAACATAATGGGGCCAAACATCTTACCAATGGAAGCGGTACCAAATTGCTGCAGGAAGAAAAGGGCTGTAATGATGCCCAATACTATATAAACAATGGTGGAATCCGGAATGATGCCGAGGGCGTCGATATTACGTAAGCCCTCAATGGAAGAGGTAACAGAAATAGGCGGGGTGATCATCCCGTCGGCCAGGAGGGCTGCACCGCCGATCATGGCGGGGAGCACCAGCCATTTCTTTTGCCGGCGTACCAGTGCGTATAGCGAGAAAATACCTCCTTCTCCCCGGTTGTCGGCTTTTAGGGTCAGAATGACGTATTTAATGGTCGTCTGCAAGGTAAGGGTCCAGATAATACAGGATAATGAACCCAGTATTAGTTTTTCGTCAATTACCCTGTCGCCGGTGATGGCATTCAATACATAGAGAGGGGAGGTACCGATATCTCCGTAGATGATTCCTAACGCAATGAGTAAGGTTGCGGCGGTTACTTTATCTAATTTGCCCACGTCTGAGTAGCTTATCCCGTTTCAAAGGGTTTAACAATATCATCAATTACAATGCCGGGTTACAGGAACCCGGCAGAACAAGAACAAAGGTATACGTAAAAAAACTAATTGGGGGAATGTTTTATTGTGTGGTTCTATGCAATAAACCCAATCTGCACATCTTTTGTTAAAGATCAATTCCCGGTGGTGGAAGGCTGACAGCTTTTGGGGCCGTAATCCCGTCTTGGTACAGGGGTGGTGCCAACGGTATCGCTAGGGCAGGCTGTGGGGTATCCAAAAGCTTTCATTCACTAACAGTTATCTCGAAAACCAAATATTTAAAATTGTATGGAAAGTTTGGGTGAGCGTTTTACAATGCTTAATTTGGCATGTAAGAATGTATTAATGCATTGCAGCACCATGATGAAATATCCAATTGTAGGCAGGTTGCTGGCCGTTGTCCTGGTCTTAGTATGGCTTCCGCTGGTATCTTCAGCTCAGAAAATTTCCTATTCAGAATCGGAACGGGACGATAGCCGTCGCACCAATTTTGAGATCATTGGCAGGGTAGGCGCCAACATACTGGTATTTAAGAATAACCGGTCTGATAATGCTATCAGTGTATATGACAACGATATGAAGCTGGTAGAACGGGTGAAGCTGGATTATATGGATGACCGCTGGATCAATGTGGACTTTGTACCCTATCCGGACCATGTGTGGATGATCTACCAGTTCCAGCGTAAGGGAATTGTTTATTGTATGGGAGTAAAGCTCAACCAGCAGGCGAAAATGCTGACGGACCCCATTGAGCTCGATACCACCCGCATTGGCTGGTCGGCCAGCAATAAGATCTATACCACTGTTTTCAGCGACGACAAGCAGAAGATCATGGTATTCAAGATCAATAGCCGAAATCCCAACAACTTCCTGTTTACCACCCTTTTATTCAATAATGACCTGAAGTTGCTCCAAAAGCACCGCATGAGCCTGGCCATGGAAGAGCGCAATGATTATTTTACCGATTTCCTGGTAGATAATGACGGGGATATGGTATTTGGTAAGTTTATCCGGAAAAACGGAAGTGACAATATCTCGGATGTACGGCTGATCCGGAAAAAGGCGGAGGAAGATAAATTCAGCATTACGGACCTAAAAACAGGAGAAAGAGTGTTGGATGAGGTAAAGATCAAAATAGATAATACAAACCGGCGTTATCTATTTACGGCATTGTATTATAAGCAGAAACGGGGCAATGTGGAAGGTCTTTATACAGTGATCTGGGATAAAGCGTCGGATGCGATGTTGAGAGAATCGATGATGGCTTTTTCGGATGATCTGAGGAGGCTGGCAAAGGGGCCTGATGCCAACCTGCGCCTGGCTTTTAATGATTATTTCATCAAGAACATGATCGTTAAGAAGGATGGCGGGTACATCATGGTGGCCGAGTCGATGTATACCACATCCCGTGGAGGTACCTTTAATCGCTGGGACTATATGTACGGGAATAATCCATGGGCTTCGCCGATGGATTACTATTATTCACCGTATTACAATTCCTGGGGATCGCCCTGGAACCGGTGGGGCAATTCGCAGGCTACCCGGTACCATGCAGAAAATATTATGATCCTTTCGTTTGATAAGGACGGCAATATGGAATGGAACAATGTGATCCCCAAAAGCCAGTTTGATGATGAGAGTGAGGGGCTGGTTTCGCACCAGGTGATGAATACAGGCGGTGAATTGCATTTCCTGTTCAATTTGTATGAGCGCCGCACCTTGCTGTTGAATGACCAGAGCATTGGACCAGAAGGGCAGATCACCCGGAGGCCAACCTTGAAAGGGCTCGACAGGGCAGTAGAGTTTATGCCCCGTTATGGCAAACAGA encodes:
- a CDS encoding alpha/beta hydrolase produces the protein MKKKKIYRWASILIMIYCIIGIGIYYGQDKVMFHPVPLKPDYNYNFHMPYKEVNIPYATGVNMNVIQFTTTDSVPRGVVLYFHGNKQNIGHYATYAPSFTKQGYEVWMIDYPGYGKSTGSFTEQHLYDWALTFYKLARARFKPDSIILYGKSMGTGIATQLASIRDCKRLILECPYYSFPSIAGSYFPIYPVERMIRLKIPTWQYMQQVTAPVTIFHGTDDGVIRFSNAEKLQPFLKPIDQFITLEGGSHNNLSEYPMYQQKLDSLLK
- a CDS encoding KUP/HAK/KT family potassium transporter, with protein sequence MGKLDKVTAATLLIALGIIYGDIGTSPLYVLNAITGDRVIDEKLILGSLSCIIWTLTLQTTIKYVILTLKADNRGEGGIFSLYALVRRQKKWLVLPAMIGGAALLADGMITPPISVTSSIEGLRNIDALGIIPDSTIVYIVLGIITALFFLQQFGTASIGKMFGPIMFCWFLMLAILGVSHLFDDMHIFRAFSPHYAIELLTTYDDGRGFWILGAVFLCTTGAEALYSDLGHCGRANIRYSWIFVKTCLILNYLGQGAYLLSTYGGKKITREFISEGFNPFYAIMPQWFLIPGIIIATAAAIIASQALISGSFTLISEAMRLNLWPKMRINYPTEEKGQLYVPGINTILFLGCCGIVLYFKKSSAMEAAYGLAITMCMIATTILFANFLVSRRARPLLIYLFLIVYLSIELSFLFANLDKFPHGGFVTLIVGGGLFAVMYIWFRSRKIKNRYVEFVRLEHYIPQIQELSNDKTVPKYATHLVYLTSANNPKEIEHKIIYSILNKKPKRADIYWFVHVDTLDDPYTCEYKVDHIIPNDIIRVEFRLGFRMEPRINLMFRKVVADLVANKEVNITSRYESLERNNVVGDFQFVVMEKFLSQDNELPIFERFIMKLHFWIKEWSLSEERGFGLDVSNVTIEKFPLIVAPIENPGLKRIYDPEELL
- a CDS encoding alpha/beta hydrolase, yielding MPVFIWYILIGIAILTIAAWIFQDRFIFKPERLPADFKFKYDVPFHELFFDVAPGVRINGLHFFRKEPKGLILYFHGNSRSIKGWAKYARDFYRYDYDVVMVDYRGFGKSTGKRSEKEMLTDMQFVYETLLQEYPEHHIIVYGRSIGSGFACKIAADNKPRYLILDSPYYNFRKVVTRFLPILPVRYVLRYHLRTDKWIRYVNCHTYIIHGTKDWLIPIRHSESLQAINPSKITLIRIHGGMHNNLPSFPEYHNFIRDILQY
- a CDS encoding hydrogen peroxide-inducible genes activator; translation: MTFVQLEYVVAVDVCRHFAMAASRCFVTQPTLSMQIQKLEEELGVKIFDRSKQPVVPTEAGMEIIDQARKILAEKNVIQEIVQNKKGVLTGELRIGIIPTLAPYLLPLFVQSFARKYPHVKLIVQEMLTEYIITRLREGRIDVGIVVTPLQEKGIKEHVLFYEELLAYVARKNVAYKKTYVLAQDIDPEKLWLMEEGHCFRSQIVNLCELRKSSEMSSHFEYEAGSIEALRRMVELNDGITILPELTTLDMDSKRLQLIRHFQKPAPMREVSIVVHRDFVKKRLIEVLKEEITAAVPEKVRKNKSSNVVPI